The following coding sequences lie in one Niabella agricola genomic window:
- a CDS encoding tetratricopeptide repeat protein translates to MKQIFTAVLFLMGTVMAFGQDQIASMRENARKFMMSGDMDNALLVLNKAAQADKNNIDVQKDLALAYYYKKDYLKGLEIIKPLIGSEKADVATYQLAGTLYRGTDNGKEAEKIYKTAIEKFPNQGPLYSEYGEVLEVQKNGAAGISMWEKGMEMAPSYSGNYYNAAIYYYKQPEGKIWAILYGEIYANMESLNPKSANIKKMVLDAYKELFSGNLSQMAANSKNPFAKAVLETFGRQSGITAQGLTPETLAMIRTRFVLDWINNYNKKFPYRLFEYHQQLMRDGIFDAYNQWMFGPANNQSAFETWAGANKAVYDKFTEFHKSRVFKMPAGQVYSNRK, encoded by the coding sequence ATGAAGCAAATCTTTACCGCAGTCCTTTTTTTAATGGGAACCGTTATGGCATTCGGACAGGACCAGATTGCGAGCATGCGCGAAAATGCCCGGAAATTTATGATGTCGGGCGATATGGACAATGCGCTCCTGGTGCTGAACAAAGCAGCCCAGGCCGACAAGAATAACATCGATGTTCAAAAAGACCTGGCACTGGCCTATTATTATAAAAAGGATTATCTGAAAGGACTGGAGATCATTAAACCCCTGATCGGCTCAGAAAAAGCCGATGTAGCTACCTATCAGTTGGCTGGTACACTTTACCGGGGTACCGATAATGGAAAAGAAGCGGAAAAGATCTATAAAACCGCTATCGAAAAATTCCCCAACCAGGGCCCGCTTTACAGCGAATACGGAGAAGTGCTGGAAGTGCAGAAAAATGGTGCAGCGGGTATTAGTATGTGGGAAAAGGGCATGGAGATGGCGCCCTCCTACAGCGGAAATTATTACAATGCCGCCATCTATTATTATAAACAGCCTGAAGGAAAAATATGGGCAATTCTTTATGGAGAAATCTATGCCAATATGGAAAGCCTGAATCCTAAATCGGCCAATATCAAAAAAATGGTGCTGGATGCCTATAAAGAGTTGTTCTCCGGCAACCTTTCCCAGATGGCCGCCAATTCGAAGAATCCGTTCGCCAAGGCCGTTTTGGAAACCTTTGGCCGTCAATCGGGCATTACCGCACAGGGACTTACCCCCGAAACCCTGGCTATGATCCGCACGCGTTTTGTGCTGGACTGGATCAATAACTACAATAAAAAATTCCCATACCGCTTGTTTGAATACCATCAGCAATTGATGCGGGACGGCATTTTTGACGCCTATAACCAATGGATGTTCGGCCCGGCAAATAACCAGTCCGCTTTTGAAACATGGGCCGGTGCTAATAAAGCGGTATATGATAAGTTTACCGAGTTTCATAAATCGAGGGTATTTAAAATGCCCGCGGGCCAGGTTTACTCCAACCGGAAATAA
- a CDS encoding AMP-dependent synthetase/ligase, whose translation MTFPAYRLFDAIAHQLKHFPKTDMLTAKINGSWKSFSTADVSNTVNQFSLGLIAKGVSGKDQSAEESDKIAIISQNRPEWVFTDLAVQQTGAILIPIYPTTNPHELEYILNESQAKFIFVSNQDLLEKVRSVKSDFLQEIYTFDHIEGARHYSQLFTPLTEASEARLASVKAMISPRHTATIIYTSGTTGTPKGVMLSHENIVSNVYFSKASFPFEDQPQTKTLSFLPLNHIFEKTITYIYLFSGIGIYYAESMETIADNLREIQPDGFTTVPRLLEKVYEKIMLKGKELKGIKKALFYWSVNLGTQYDNRVNKGAFYNWKLGIARKLVFSKWRAALGGRIKFIITGGAAAPEKLLRIFNAAGIPVFEGYGPTEHSPVICVNRKEDNYIGTVGPAIDGIQVKLAEDGEILAKSLCVMQGYYKHPELTADVIKDGWLCTGDIGEWIDGRYLKITDRKKELFKTSGGKYVAPQPIENKMKESKFIEQIMVVGNDKKFVSALIVPSFHAVKDWMQEQKLGAGSNEEIVKNPKVQELFRSVIDYHNANFNHIEQIKKFALLPQEWSVDTGEMTPKLSLKRKVILEKFKKEIDAIYD comes from the coding sequence ATGACGTTTCCCGCTTACAGGTTGTTTGATGCGATTGCCCACCAATTGAAGCATTTTCCAAAAACCGATATGTTAACGGCCAAAATCAATGGCAGCTGGAAATCCTTTTCCACTGCAGATGTTAGCAACACGGTTAACCAGTTCTCGCTTGGCCTGATCGCAAAGGGTGTGAGCGGTAAGGATCAATCCGCGGAGGAAAGCGACAAGATTGCCATTATCAGCCAGAACCGGCCCGAATGGGTCTTTACCGATCTTGCGGTACAACAAACGGGGGCCATCCTGATCCCCATTTATCCCACCACCAACCCACATGAGCTGGAATATATCCTGAACGAATCGCAGGCAAAATTCATCTTTGTAAGCAACCAGGATCTGCTCGAAAAGGTTAGGTCTGTAAAAAGCGACTTCCTGCAGGAGATCTATACCTTTGATCATATTGAGGGCGCCCGTCACTACTCCCAACTTTTTACACCGCTTACCGAAGCATCGGAAGCACGCCTGGCTTCCGTTAAAGCGATGATCAGTCCCCGGCATACAGCCACCATCATTTATACTTCGGGTACCACCGGCACTCCAAAAGGTGTTATGCTCAGTCATGAAAATATTGTGAGCAATGTTTATTTTTCAAAGGCCAGCTTCCCGTTTGAAGACCAGCCGCAAACCAAAACATTAAGCTTTTTGCCGCTCAATCATATCTTTGAAAAAACGATCACCTATATCTATCTTTTTAGTGGCATTGGCATCTATTATGCCGAGAGTATGGAAACCATTGCCGATAATTTAAGAGAGATTCAACCCGATGGATTTACAACAGTTCCACGCCTACTGGAAAAAGTGTATGAAAAGATCATGCTCAAGGGCAAGGAACTGAAAGGAATCAAAAAGGCCTTGTTTTACTGGAGCGTTAACCTGGGTACACAGTATGATAACCGGGTTAATAAGGGCGCTTTTTATAACTGGAAGCTCGGCATTGCCCGCAAGCTGGTATTCAGCAAATGGCGCGCGGCACTGGGCGGTCGTATTAAATTTATCATCACCGGCGGGGCGGCGGCACCGGAAAAATTGCTGCGTATTTTTAACGCGGCTGGCATTCCTGTTTTTGAAGGATACGGCCCCACAGAGCATAGCCCGGTGATCTGCGTAAACCGCAAGGAAGATAACTATATCGGAACGGTAGGCCCTGCTATTGATGGCATACAGGTAAAACTTGCAGAAGACGGTGAAATCCTTGCCAAAAGTCTTTGTGTGATGCAGGGCTATTATAAACACCCGGAGCTAACCGCTGATGTGATTAAAGACGGCTGGCTTTGCACCGGCGATATCGGAGAATGGATCGATGGCCGCTATCTCAAAATTACCGATCGTAAAAAAGAATTGTTTAAAACCAGCGGTGGAAAATATGTGGCCCCGCAGCCGATCGAGAACAAGATGAAGGAAAGTAAGTTTATTGAGCAGATCATGGTGGTGGGCAATGATAAAAAATTTGTCAGCGCTCTTATCGTTCCCTCGTTCCATGCAGTGAAGGACTGGATGCAGGAACAAAAACTTGGCGCCGGCAGCAACGAGGAAATTGTCAAAAACCCGAAAGTACAAGAGCTGTTCCGGTCGGTGATCGATTACCATAATGCCAACTTTAATCATATCGAGCAGATCAAAAAATTTGCCCTGCTTCCACAGGAATGGAGTGTGGATACGGGTGAAATGACCCCCAAGTTAAGTCTGAAGCGGAAAGTGATTTTGGAGAAGTTTAAGAAGGAGATCGATGCTATCTACGATTAA
- a CDS encoding DUF1015 domain-containing protein has translation MSIIKPFAALRPQRALASRVASRPYDVLSSEEARDEVRDNPYSFLHITKAEVDLPADVDPHSAAVYEKAKENLMAFQKQGILFPEAQPSYYIYRLVMDGRSQTGLVAASAVADYEHGFIKKHEFTRPEKEQDRIEHMKSIKAQTGKVFLAYTNVAELDALISNWKNDHKPEYDFIAADGIQHAIWVVDALPVIEQITLLFREQVPATYIADGHHRAASAAKVHQALPENREAAYFLTVIFPATELAILDYNRVVTDLNGHTAVDFIAALHEDFEITASEIAVKPTQLHEFGMYLEGKWYLLRSRPGTYTEDPIGILDVSILAENILDKLLDIKDQRTDKRIDFVGGIRGIKELEKRVNSGEMKVAFSLYPVTIQQLFAIADSGIVMPPKSTWFEPKLRDGLLTHLL, from the coding sequence ATGTCGATTATCAAACCGTTTGCAGCCCTGAGACCCCAAAGAGCACTGGCTTCCAGGGTGGCCTCCCGCCCCTACGATGTATTGAGCAGTGAAGAAGCAAGGGATGAAGTCCGCGACAATCCCTATTCATTTTTGCATATTACAAAGGCGGAAGTAGATCTCCCCGCGGATGTAGATCCTCACAGCGCGGCTGTTTACGAAAAGGCAAAAGAAAACCTGATGGCCTTTCAGAAACAGGGCATCCTGTTTCCCGAGGCCCAACCCTCCTATTATATTTACCGGCTGGTGATGGATGGGCGGAGCCAGACCGGATTGGTGGCTGCGTCCGCCGTGGCCGATTATGAGCATGGCTTTATTAAAAAGCATGAGTTCACCCGGCCGGAGAAAGAACAGGATCGCATTGAGCATATGAAGTCCATTAAAGCGCAAACGGGTAAAGTGTTTCTTGCTTATACCAATGTAGCGGAACTGGATGCGCTGATCAGCAACTGGAAAAATGATCACAAACCGGAGTATGATTTTATAGCTGCCGATGGTATTCAGCACGCGATCTGGGTGGTGGATGCCTTGCCTGTAATTGAACAGATCACCTTATTATTCCGGGAACAGGTTCCGGCCACTTATATCGCCGACGGACATCACCGCGCAGCTTCCGCCGCAAAAGTGCACCAGGCACTACCAGAAAACAGGGAGGCAGCCTATTTCCTTACGGTTATTTTCCCGGCCACAGAACTGGCCATTCTCGACTACAACCGGGTAGTAACCGACCTGAATGGCCATACGGCCGTAGATTTCATTGCCGCCCTGCATGAGGATTTTGAGATCACCGCCTCTGAAATTGCCGTAAAGCCAACGCAGCTCCATGAGTTCGGCATGTACCTGGAAGGCAAATGGTACCTCCTGCGCAGCCGGCCGGGAACCTATACTGAAGATCCGATCGGCATCCTGGACGTGTCGATCCTTGCAGAAAATATATTGGATAAGCTGCTGGACATAAAAGATCAGCGCACCGATAAACGCATCGACTTTGTGGGCGGAATACGGGGCATAAAGGAACTGGAAAAACGTGTCAATAGCGGGGAAATGAAAGTCGCTTTTAGTCTTTACCCGGTTACCATTCAACAACTATTTGCTATTGCCGACAGCGGGATTGTAATGCCGCCTAAAAGCACCTGGTTTGAACCCAAGCTACGGGATGGATTGCTGACGCATTTGTTGTAA
- a CDS encoding glycoside hydrolase family 2 protein, whose amino-acid sequence MRMIFFGGFLAMLISISCRAQEALSNSYELNSGWKCYKADALSATPEQLSLSSYSIDSWIPAVVPGTVLTTLLENKKIPDPFYGMNNNNIPDIYHVGKDYYTYWFCKDFNEAVPGGDGQVWLHLRGINYSCDIYLNGKKINKSVFKGMFLRQRYNITAHLSKSGKNRLAVIVYPPDAVGNPNGGQGGDGTIAKNVAHQYVAGWDWIQPVRDRNTGIWDKVVIEKTKAVIITDPFVKTMVPGTRKPAGRQDPAFIHTHATLENAGAASVSGILKFEINHQAVRMPVTLKPFEKKEVQLPEVTIRAPKLWWPNTYGPQNLYASVLSFIKSNHELSDQRKIEVGIREVKNQWNDRTRSMEVRVNGQPVFIRGGNWIVSDAMLRFSDERYNAEVRFHRDMGLNLIRVWGGALTERPEFYKACDAYGLLVMQDFWGSGDCNGRWMDPKKLDDQWTRRNYPDDHPLFIESAADMIKMIRNHPSLAIWCGGNEIVLPPDIFRALKDSLIPELDGTRWFIDYSNSDSMSYNALGNNGDGPYGIQTLPYFWNHRTWPFNSEIGSVGMGDITSLRRFIPEENLVLPAEKVRTEAVNDSVWTYHKYIGYGKSIEAYGAPENLEDFANKVQLVNYDQYRTLIEGFIGHQWDWYTGVIIWKTQNPWTALRGQMYDYYLDPNACLYGLHTGNQPLHGMFNFGDSSVYIANNTWEKKDNLMLVVKTFDMEGKEHLVTQVFCEAIPQNAKRIMSVKEVVRTMGATGGLFLTIQLLDVNKTVIDENTYWLPDQEGNYTGLNKMPASRLKIRCKKTTDGSINVMLENPEGAPLAFFNRLSVINRRTGQRLLPAFYSDNYITVLPGTQKTIQISYPEAASDIAVSVFGWNLKEQQMPVN is encoded by the coding sequence ATGAGAATGATTTTTTTTGGCGGCTTCCTCGCAATGTTGATCAGCATCAGTTGCCGCGCACAAGAGGCGTTGAGTAACAGCTATGAGCTCAACAGCGGATGGAAATGTTATAAAGCCGATGCGCTTTCCGCAACACCGGAGCAATTATCTCTAAGCTCCTATTCCATAGATTCCTGGATACCGGCGGTTGTTCCGGGAACGGTGCTGACGACCTTGCTGGAAAATAAAAAGATACCGGATCCGTTCTACGGAATGAATAACAACAATATCCCGGATATCTATCACGTCGGAAAAGACTATTACACCTATTGGTTTTGCAAAGATTTTAACGAAGCCGTTCCTGGTGGTGATGGCCAGGTGTGGCTGCATCTCCGGGGAATAAACTATAGCTGCGATATTTACCTAAACGGGAAAAAAATAAATAAAAGCGTATTCAAAGGCATGTTCCTGCGGCAGCGTTACAATATCACCGCCCATCTCAGCAAGTCTGGAAAAAACCGGCTGGCCGTGATCGTATACCCGCCGGATGCAGTGGGCAACCCCAACGGGGGGCAGGGTGGCGATGGCACCATTGCGAAAAATGTAGCGCATCAGTATGTAGCGGGTTGGGACTGGATCCAGCCCGTTCGGGACCGGAACACGGGTATCTGGGATAAAGTAGTGATCGAAAAGACAAAGGCTGTCATCATTACCGATCCTTTTGTAAAAACAATGGTGCCCGGTACCCGGAAGCCTGCAGGCCGGCAGGATCCCGCCTTTATACATACGCATGCCACTCTTGAAAATGCGGGCGCTGCAAGCGTTTCGGGCATTCTGAAATTTGAGATCAACCATCAGGCCGTTCGTATGCCCGTAACCTTAAAGCCTTTTGAAAAAAAAGAAGTACAGCTCCCGGAGGTAACCATCAGGGCCCCCAAACTTTGGTGGCCTAATACCTATGGTCCCCAAAACCTTTATGCGTCTGTCCTTTCGTTTATAAAAAGTAATCATGAGCTTTCCGACCAGCGAAAAATAGAAGTCGGTATACGGGAAGTAAAGAACCAATGGAACGATCGTACCCGGAGCATGGAAGTGCGGGTGAACGGACAGCCCGTTTTTATAAGGGGCGGCAACTGGATCGTATCGGATGCCATGCTGCGGTTCAGTGATGAGCGTTATAATGCGGAAGTCCGCTTTCACCGGGATATGGGCCTCAACCTGATCCGGGTATGGGGAGGAGCATTGACAGAGCGCCCTGAATTTTATAAGGCCTGCGATGCATACGGGCTGTTGGTCATGCAGGATTTCTGGGGATCGGGCGATTGCAATGGCCGCTGGATGGATCCGAAGAAACTGGATGATCAATGGACCCGGCGCAACTACCCGGATGACCATCCGCTGTTTATCGAATCGGCAGCCGATATGATTAAAATGATCCGCAATCATCCCTCGCTGGCTATCTGGTGCGGGGGCAACGAGATCGTATTACCGCCAGATATCTTCCGTGCACTAAAAGATTCTTTGATACCGGAACTGGATGGTACCCGCTGGTTCATCGATTATTCCAATTCCGACAGCATGTCGTACAATGCCCTGGGCAATAATGGCGATGGCCCCTATGGGATCCAGACATTACCTTACTTTTGGAATCATCGTACCTGGCCCTTCAATTCAGAAATCGGATCGGTGGGTATGGGCGATATTACGTCATTGCGGCGGTTTATTCCCGAAGAGAACCTGGTGCTCCCTGCTGAAAAGGTACGGACAGAGGCCGTGAATGATTCGGTATGGACCTATCATAAATATATTGGCTATGGTAAGTCCATTGAAGCCTATGGCGCTCCCGAAAACCTGGAAGATTTTGCCAACAAGGTGCAGCTGGTCAATTATGATCAATACCGAACGCTCATTGAAGGATTTATCGGGCATCAATGGGATTGGTATACGGGCGTGATCATCTGGAAAACGCAAAATCCCTGGACGGCGCTGCGCGGGCAGATGTACGATTATTACCTGGACCCGAATGCCTGCTTGTATGGTTTGCATACGGGAAACCAGCCTTTGCATGGGATGTTTAATTTTGGAGACAGTTCGGTTTACATTGCCAACAATACCTGGGAGAAAAAAGACAACCTGATGCTGGTGGTAAAAACCTTCGATATGGAAGGAAAAGAACACCTGGTTACACAGGTTTTTTGTGAAGCCATTCCGCAGAATGCAAAACGGATCATGTCGGTAAAAGAGGTTGTCAGAACAATGGGCGCTACCGGAGGCCTGTTCTTAACCATACAGCTGCTTGATGTAAATAAAACGGTGATTGATGAAAATACCTATTGGCTGCCGGACCAGGAAGGGAATTATACAGGACTCAATAAAATGCCTGCCTCCCGGCTAAAGATCCGGTGTAAAAAAACAACGGACGGCAGCATCAATGTGATGCTTGAAAACCCGGAGGGCGCGCCACTGGCCTTTTTTAACCGTCTTTCGGTCATCAACAGGCGCACAGGTCAACGGCTGCTGCCTGCGTTTTACAGTGATAACTATATAACCGTATTGCCCGGGACACAGAAAACAATACAGATCTCGTATCCGGAAGCTGCTTCGGATATCGCAGTATCCGTATTTGGATGGAACCTGAAAGAACAACAAATGCCTGTAAACTAA
- a CDS encoding DUF502 domain-containing protein: MAIVQHKKEDLLVKKLFRYFLQGLIILAPITITIYILYQLFNWVDNLLRPVMVIPGLGFLTIILFILFIGWVSSSLIMEAVISFFDHWLERTPGIKLLYTSIKDFFRAFAGDKKKFTKPVLANIFDRDIWIVGFITDEEMTKFNLGANMVGVYVPQAYNFAGQLYILPRNRVQLIDAITPGDAMKYTVTGGVVEMEQHAPVPGDTPKNEDS, encoded by the coding sequence ATGGCTATCGTGCAGCATAAAAAAGAAGACCTCCTGGTAAAGAAGCTATTCCGCTATTTCCTGCAGGGACTCATCATCCTGGCCCCGATCACCATTACGATCTATATCCTTTACCAGCTTTTTAACTGGGTAGATAACCTGCTGCGCCCGGTGATGGTGATACCCGGACTGGGATTTCTGACCATCATCCTGTTTATCCTGTTCATCGGCTGGGTCAGCAGCTCCCTGATCATGGAAGCGGTGATCAGCTTTTTTGATCATTGGCTGGAGCGCACTCCAGGCATCAAATTGCTGTATACTTCTATAAAAGATTTTTTCCGTGCCTTTGCCGGCGATAAAAAGAAGTTCACCAAACCCGTGCTGGCCAATATATTTGACCGGGACATCTGGATCGTGGGCTTTATTACCGATGAAGAAATGACCAAATTTAACCTGGGTGCCAATATGGTAGGCGTTTATGTACCCCAGGCCTATAATTTTGCCGGGCAACTATATATCCTGCCCCGCAACCGGGTGCAGCTGATCGATGCGATTACACCCGGAGATGCTATGAAGTATACCGTAACCGGCGGCGTGGTAGAAATGGAGCAGCATGCGCCGGTACCCGGTGACACCCCAAAAAATGAAGATTCATAA